The Saccopteryx leptura isolate mSacLep1 chromosome 2, mSacLep1_pri_phased_curated, whole genome shotgun sequence genome has a window encoding:
- the MRPS2 gene encoding small ribosomal subunit protein uS2m, translated as MAAALPRLLSAGVWPRPLRLHALLRSATPGTARPSGRTLGSAVAPAVSEPEGSNDLQDRILSEPLKHSDFFNVKELFSVRSLFDARVHLGHKAGCRHRFMEPYIFGSRLGQDIIDLEQTAAHLQLALNFTAHVAYRQGIILFVSRHRQFCHLVENTARDCGEYAHTRYFKGGLLTNAPLLLGAGVRLPDLLVFLHTLNNVFEPHVAVRDAAKMNIPTVGVVDTNCNPCLVTYPVPGNDDSPPAVQLFCRLFQTTVNRAKEKRRQVEALYRLQRQEAAGGQAPALPPSPGT; from the exons ATGGCGGCGGCCCTTCCCCGGCTGCTGAGTGCCG GTGTCTGGCCCAGGCCGCTCCGGCTGCACGCCCTCCTCCGGTCGGCCACCCCGGGGACAGCCAGGCCGAGCGGCAGGACTCTGGGAAGCGCTGTGGCCCCCGCTGTGAGCGAGCCGGAGGGCAGCAATG atCTCCAGGACAGGATCCTCAGCGAGCCCCTCAAACACTCTGACTTCTTCAACGTCAAGGAGCTGTTTTCCGTGAGAAGTCTCTTCGATGCCCGGGTGCACCTGGGACACAAAGCCGGCTGTCGgcacag GTTTATGGAGCCGTACATCTTTGGGAGCCGCCTGGGCCAGGACATCATCGACCTGGAGCAGACGGCCGCCCACCTGCAGCTGGCCTTGAACTTCACGGCCCACGTGGCCTACCGCCAGGGCATCATCCTGTTTGTGAGCCGCCACCGGCAGTTCTGCCACCTGGTCGAGAACACGGCCCGGGACTGCGGCGAGTACGCCCACACCCGCTACTTCAAGGGCGGGCTGCTGACCAACGCCCCGCTCCTGCTGGGCGCCGGGGTCCGCCTGCCGGACCTCCTGGTCTTCCTGCACACGCTCAACAACGTCTTCGAGCCCCACGTGGCCGTGCGGGACGCGGCCAAGATGAACATCCCCACGGTGGGCGTCGTGGACACCAACTGCAACCCCTGCCTCGTCACCTACCCCGTGCCGGGCAACGACGACTCGCCCCCGGCCGTCCAGCTCTTCTGCCGGCTCTTCCAGACCACCGTCAACCGGGCCAAGGAGAAGCGCAGGCAGGTTGAGGCCCTGTATCGCCTGCAGCGTCAGGAGGCGGCCGGGGGCCAGGCTCCCGCCCTCCCTCCGTCCCCGGGAACGTAG